In Nitrososphaerales archaeon, the DNA window TCCATACAACATCGTAAGAGTACTCTATACCCCTTGTTGTCTTTACGTATACTTTAACATCCTTCAGCGTCATACCTTTATTCTCTATCTCCTCCAGAATCCTGTCCCACTCGCTGTATGGCATCCTTGGCTTTGGACCACCTGTGAATTCAGGCATCAGACCATCGTATGCTTCCTCATTCCAGCTCCAGAGCCATCTCTTAACAGATGAAACACTTCTCCTTATGATTGAGGCTGTTTCAGAGATCTTTTTCTCATCATACAGATGCAGAATTGCTAGAAGCCTTTCCTTCACTCTAGGATTCTTCTCCTTCTTGAACCTCTCTTCGAGCTCATCCTTTCCAAGATGTTTTATGATTGTGACTTTTCTCATGTTCAGAAAAGCAGAGAAGAATATACAGATCAAACAGACTACCTCAGTTGACAAGTAGCTCAAAAGTTCGTCAAATGACTATGTTTACACACCGTTCGACAAAGTTCTTCTTCGAATATACTCCCCAGATTCTAACCAGCAGCGAAATGAAATAGATAGCATACGAGTTTTGATCTCAAGCTCTTTTTCACACGAGTTTGTATTACGTGAGACAGGACTGAATACAGGCATATTTGAAAAGGAAATACGTTTGAGCCCAGACCTGTTAAAGTTTCCTGGGGATATACAAACAAGGAGAGACGATGGCCTTAGTGTTTCTTTTAGGATTGATTCTGATACGGTAGTGACGGAGAGCATATTCATCAACTACCATGCAGGCAATGCATTTTTTGATAAACAATCCTACGTATTTGGTGATATGGCAACGATAACTGTAGAAGATCGTGACATGAACAGAAATCCTGATACGGTAGATACAGTGTCAGTAAGGATCTGGTCTGACAGTGATAGAGGAGGGCTTTTTGTTATTCTGAGAGAAACAGGAGCCAGTACCGGTGTATTCCAAGAGGTCATAACTTTTACTAATGATGATGCAAGTTCAGGTAACAGGCTGAAGGTATCTGAAGGGGATACACTCGTACTAAAGTATACTGATAGCACGTTACCTCCACCTGCAAAGCTCGATGCTGATGGAATAGAAACTGTTGAGGTGAAGGAGGTATTTGCTTTTAGCCTATTTGGCTATAAGGGGGTAGGAACTGTATCATTTTCTGAACCCGTACTGCTAAACTCCTCTGGACAAGAAATAAGCAAGATCATTGCAGGAGAACATCTTATCATACGATCCGAAATTACAAATGAAAGTAATATAGACCAATCCTTTGTTTACGTTGTTAAGATTGTTGATGAATATGGAGTAACTGTATCATTATCATGGGTTACCTCTGAACTCACCCGAAACAGTTCCTTCACAGCAACACAGTCGTGGCTTCCATCAGCATCAGGATACTACGTTATTGAGACATTTGTATGGGAA includes these proteins:
- a CDS encoding helix-turn-helix domain-containing protein; this translates as MRKVTIIKHLGKDELEERFKKEKNPRVKERLLAILHLYDEKKISETASIIRRSVSSVKRWLWSWNEEAYDGLMPEFTGGPKPRMPYSEWDRILEEIENKGMTLKDVKVYVKTTRGIEYSYDVVW